GTGGACGAGGGGGCCGTGGACGTGGCGGTGACCCTGCCGGAGGGCAGCGCCCTGCCGGTCACCGCCGAGGCCTTGCAAGCGGTGGAGCGCGCGGTGCGGGGGCTTCCCGGCGTGGAGACGGTGATCGCCCGCGCCGGCGGCGGCCCGTGGCCCGGCGAGGAGGGCGCGGCCCACCAGGGGTTGGTGCGGGTGCAGCTGGCGGGCGACGCCGGTTCGTCCACCCGGGCCGCGGAGCGGATCCGGCGCGCCCTGGCGACGGAGGCCCGGGCCGCCCTGGACCGCCTCGGGGCGCAGGTCCACGTGGAGCCGCGCAACCTCTGGGCCGACGTCGGCGCCGGTGCGCCGGTGGTCGAGCTGGTGGTGCGGGCGCAGGACCCGGTCACCCTGGCCGAGGCGGCGGCGCGGGCCCGCGAGGCGCTGGCCGCGACGCCCGGGCTGGTCGACGTGGCAGTGGACCTCGACCGCACCGCGCCGCGGCTGGCGGTCCGGGTGGACCCGGCGGCCGCCGCCCGCTTCGGCCTGGCGCCGGCCCAGGTCGGCCAGCAGCTGCGGCTGGCCCTGGCGGGCGAGGTCGTGGCCCGCGCCCGGGTGGACGGGCGGTGGTTGCCCGTGGTCCTGCACACCGACCCTGGCACGGAGGCCGCCGGGGCGGCGGCCGGAACCGCCGGGGCACCGGCCGGGACCGCCGGGGCGCAGGCAGGGACCGCCGAGGCGGCGGCCGGGACCGGCGAGGGGAGGACCGCAGCCGGGGAGGTGGCGACCGGTGCGGGCCTCGCGGGTCGCGGTGCGGGCGGGGACGCATCCCGCGGAGCGGCAGCCGGCATCCCCCCGGCGCCCGCGGCCGGGGCGGCTCCGCCCAGCGGCGGCCCGCAGCCTGCGCCGTCCGGGATCGGGGATCGCGCCCGGCCGGCGGCGGGCGGCGTGCTGGCCCGGATGCCCCTGGCCGGCGGCAGCGGCTGGACGCGCCTGGACCAGCTGGCGGCCCTGCGGCCCGACGCGACGCCGGCCGCGCTGGTCCGCCGGGACGGCTGGCTGGCCGCGACCCTCACCGCGCGGCCGGCGGGCACGGACCTGGGCTCCGCGGTGGAGCGGGCGCGGCGCCAGGTGGCGGCCGTGCTGCCGCCCGGCGCGGCGGTCGAACCGGCCGGCACCGCCGTGCTCATGCAGGAGGGCTTCGCCACGCTGGGGCCCGCCGCCGCGGGCGCGCTGCTGCTGATCTACATGGCCATGGCGGCCCAGTTCGAATCCCTGGTGCACCCGCTGCTGATGATGGTCACCTTGCCCCTCGCGCTGGTGGGCGCGGTGGCCGGGCTGGCCGCGGTGGGCCACGCCATCGGCCTGACCGCGGTGATGGGCGGCATCGTCCTCGCCGGGATCGCGGTCAACAACGGGATCGTCCTGGTGGACGCCGCCCGGCGCCACCGGGCGGCGGGGATGGACGCGGCGGCGGCGATCCGCCTCGCGTGGTGCCGCCGCCTGCGGCCCGTGCTGATGACGGCGCTCACCACCCTGCTGGGGTCGCTGCCCTTGGTGGTGGCCCCCGGGCGGGGCGGCGAGCTGGAGGTGCCGCTGGCGGCGGTCCTGGTCGGGGGGCTCTTCACCTCGACGGCCTTGACCCTGGTGGTGCTGCCGTGCGCCTGGCTCTTGGCGGAGGGGCGCTGGCCGGCGCCGGGACGACGGAGCCCGGGGCCGGCGCGGCCATGGTGACGGGAACGACGTCTCCCTCCGTCGTGGCAGGGTCTTGCGATACCGGTGCCGAACCCTGGGCGGGCGGCGACGCCGGCCGCGAGATCGCCGGGAGGGCCCCGGTGGCCGGGCACGCTGCGCCGGTCCCGCCGGTGGCGGCCGGCGCCCGGAGGAGGTGCGCGCCATGGACGGGGGCGACTGGCGCCGCTGGCGCCATGCGGTCAAGCTGGATCCCGCCCGTCCCATCGCCCCCGAGGTGGTGGGCCGGCTGGCCGCCACCGGCACCGACGCCCTGATCCTGGGCGGCAGCGACGGCATCCGCCGCGACGCGGTGGTGCGGTTGATGGCGGCGGCCCGGGCCAGCGGGCTGCCGGTGGCCGTGGAGGTCTCGAGCCCTGAGGCGGTGGTGCCCGGGGCGGACTGGTACCTGATCCCCATGGTCCTCAACGCCGGCGACCCGCGCTGGCTGGTGGGGGCGCACCGCGAGGCCCTCCAGCGGCTGGACCGCATCGCCCCCGGGATCCCGGTGCCCTGGGACCGGGTGGTGACGGAGGCGTACGTCGTCTGCAACCCGGACGCCACGGTGGCGCGCCTGACGGCCGCCCGGCCACCCGCCGGGCCGGACGAGGTGGCGGCCTGGGCGACGGTGGCCGAGCGGCTCCTGCGAGCCGACATCGTGTACATTGAGTACAGCGGCCGGTACGGGGAGCCGGCGTGGGTCCGGGCGGCCGCCGGCGTCCTCAGGCGGGCCCGGCTCTTCTACGGCGGGGGACTCGCCTCCGCCGAGCAGGCGGCGGCCATGGCCGCCTGGGCCCATACCGTGGTCGTGGGCAACGCCCTGTACCGGCCCGACGGGCTGGAATGCGTCCGGGCCACCGTCGCCGGCGTGCGCCGGACCGGGTCCGGAGAGGGAGGGGAACCCCTTGCCGCCGGAGGTCGTCTTCCTGAACGGAGGCTTCGTCCCGTATGACCAGGCCGTGGTGCCCGTGGAAGACCGCGGCTTCCTCTTCGCCGACGCGATCTACGAGGTGATCCGCTGCTACGGCGGCCGGTTCTTCCGCCTGGACGACCACCTGGAGCGCCTCGAGCAGAGCGCGGCCGCCCTGGAGATCCCCCTGCCCTACGACCGCGCCCGCTGGACCCAGGTGCTGGAGGAGCTGATCCGGCGCAACGGGGTGCGGGACGGGTCGGTGTACGTCCAGGTCAGCCGCGGGGTGGCGCCCCGCGCCCATGCCTGGCCGGACGGCCTCCAGCCGACCGTGGTGGCCATCGCCCGGCCCGGCGGCACGCCGCCCGCCGAGGCGGTGCGCCGCGGCGTCAAGGCGATCACCGTACCCGACAACCGGTGGGGCCTGTGTTGGGTCAAGACCACGGGCCTGCTGCCCAACGTGCTGGCGAAGCAGCGGGCGGCCCGGGCGGGGGCCTACGAGGCTCTGTTCGTCCGCGACGGCCTGCTCACCGAGGGCACGTCGAGCAACGTGTTCGTGGTGCGGGAGGGCGTCCTCTACACCCATCCGCTGGCCAACAT
The sequence above is drawn from the Thermaerobacter sp. FW80 genome and encodes:
- the dat gene encoding D-amino-acid transaminase; this translates as MPPEVVFLNGGFVPYDQAVVPVEDRGFLFADAIYEVIRCYGGRFFRLDDHLERLEQSAAALEIPLPYDRARWTQVLEELIRRNGVRDGSVYVQVSRGVAPRAHAWPDGLQPTVVAIARPGGTPPAEAVRRGVKAITVPDNRWGLCWVKTTGLLPNVLAKQRAARAGAYEALFVRDGLLTEGTSSNVFVVREGVLYTHPLANILPGVTRMVVLEVAREAGMPVREQAIPVQWLEGASEVILSGTNSEVLAVVEVDGRPVGDGRPGPVFARLREGYLARVAAETGAAVDVGA
- a CDS encoding heptaprenylglyceryl phosphate synthase; translated protein: MDGGDWRRWRHAVKLDPARPIAPEVVGRLAATGTDALILGGSDGIRRDAVVRLMAAARASGLPVAVEVSSPEAVVPGADWYLIPMVLNAGDPRWLVGAHREALQRLDRIAPGIPVPWDRVVTEAYVVCNPDATVARLTAARPPAGPDEVAAWATVAERLLRADIVYIEYSGRYGEPAWVRAAAGVLRRARLFYGGGLASAEQAAAMAAWAHTVVVGNALYRPDGLECVRATVAGVRRTGSGEGGEPLAAGGRLPERRLRPV